One region of Flavobacterium sp. KACC 22763 genomic DNA includes:
- a CDS encoding response regulator codes for MTKKILIVDDHLVVRNGVAMILERQFDDVAISNAENFFEAITLLKNLPFDLVILDINIPGGKNTDMITDIRAIQPDVKILVFSAHEEEQYALKYLSSGANGYVDKLCSEEKIMFAITSIFESGTYISSELVSKLVNTQTSKKTLNPLEGLSKRELQITDLLVQGNGNLEISNQLNIHMSTVSTYKARVFEKLKVNNLVELINLYKTFKS; via the coding sequence ATGACAAAGAAGATTTTAATAGTAGATGATCATTTGGTAGTGCGAAATGGAGTTGCCATGATTTTGGAACGGCAGTTTGATGATGTTGCCATTTCGAATGCTGAAAATTTCTTTGAAGCGATTACACTTTTAAAAAATCTTCCTTTTGACTTAGTGATTTTAGATATTAATATTCCAGGAGGAAAAAATACCGATATGATAACCGACATCAGAGCGATTCAGCCCGATGTCAAAATATTGGTTTTCTCTGCCCACGAAGAAGAACAATATGCTTTAAAATACCTTTCTTCTGGCGCCAACGGTTATGTAGACAAACTCTGCAGCGAAGAAAAAATCATGTTTGCCATTACATCAATTTTCGAATCGGGAACGTATATTTCTTCTGAATTGGTTAGTAAATTGGTAAATACTCAGACCAGCAAAAAAACTTTAAATCCGTTAGAAGGTTTATCCAAAAGAGAACTTCAAATTACAGATTTATTGGTTCAGGGAAATGGCAATTTAGAAATTTCAAACCAGCTCAACATTCATATGTCTACCGTGAGCACGTATAAAGCAAGAGTTTTTGAGAAACTAAAAGTCAATAACTTGGTAGAGCTCATCAATTTGTACAAAACGTTTAAAAGTTAA
- a CDS encoding sensor histidine kinase — MVCQQNYKARWYTADNNELQQNSIKAIVQGKHNFIWMTTENGIVRYDGNNFLVFNSSNTSLEHNRFTDIFGSIEKDSLTSYNESKKELVFIRNAKVQILKKNAPRSSLDRNGRRFFFHDGLPSNYTINQHEPYYIKLSTGNTFFVDNERIELCDSKMKSISKTAFKNDNVFNFFALNNSLFYLTDNGEYHCFSQKGKSFGKLNIQASENNRKLFWNITTGQVFLSLKNKIYQLKNQNGKLTAQLIVEYKDFEASNIIAVYFDQKNRKLYLGSSTNGLCIISFPAFKSITKNTGRAEVYYAAQAFTDSTIVTSEGLIINDKKVVGNISFPKSVFLEERLNIALDDDKNIWISRNLNVLCYLKNSGYKKHLTYSFNQNPKTIFKDNSNTIWVSMGIDEFHKPKLYAIKNGMVTLKAVFKKNINYIVQLKNALYLGGDQGLFQYDLKTEKIHFEKNTEKLNIRSVFIDSQQKIWLTTYEKGFYLYSDHALYSFPTDEENSLNSSHCIIEDKNGFFWISTNKGLFQVSRRVLLNYSKNKNTIIYYHQYNKSDGFLINEFNGGCQPCGNLLKNNTIAFPSMNGIVFFNPDKVTPLLPSKDLFIDRVVLDQKTLLPKDTIVLKNNFQRVSFLVSYPYYGNPKNLTIEARMDKIGSDRWERLRADKSISFTTLPPGTYKLTFRSLSGFDANYAYKTVILVVPAKFYQTIWFAILCCFLTAGFVISLWYIRLYYQRMKRMQLEEVIAKKTKKLASTVKKLERAENNLKQEIKQHEMLVKSMSHDIKSPLKFLSSSIKHLFENSIIQEDPKLKQQLGTLQTSTSQLYEYVENLIKYSSIFIEGKKLEDECYSLHELIEESIQIFEKIAEAENNTIINNVPTALFVKTNKKALSIIIHNLIDNAIKNTKNGRIALLCTTQNNILNLKIIDNGKGMSKELIDYYHNFYKNPISKNYHLGLHMIIELLILIEGNINIISDIDKGTTIEIMVEYN, encoded by the coding sequence ATGGTCTGCCAACAAAACTACAAGGCCAGATGGTACACTGCGGACAATAACGAACTGCAGCAGAATAGCATAAAGGCAATCGTTCAGGGCAAACATAATTTTATATGGATGACGACTGAAAATGGTATTGTGCGTTATGACGGAAATAATTTTCTGGTTTTCAATTCATCCAACACTTCGCTAGAGCACAATCGTTTCACTGATATTTTCGGAAGTATAGAAAAAGACAGCCTTACAAGTTATAACGAGAGCAAAAAAGAGCTAGTTTTTATTCGGAATGCCAAAGTTCAAATACTCAAAAAAAATGCTCCTCGTTCTAGTTTAGACCGAAACGGCAGACGCTTCTTTTTTCATGATGGCCTTCCTTCAAACTATACCATCAATCAGCATGAGCCTTATTATATCAAATTATCTACTGGAAATACATTTTTCGTAGACAATGAGAGGATTGAATTATGCGATTCTAAAATGAAAAGCATTTCTAAAACAGCTTTTAAAAACGATAATGTTTTTAATTTCTTTGCGCTGAATAATTCTCTTTTTTACCTCACTGATAATGGTGAATATCATTGTTTCTCACAAAAAGGCAAATCGTTTGGAAAGCTGAATATACAAGCGTCAGAAAACAACCGAAAGCTCTTTTGGAATATTACTACTGGACAGGTTTTTCTTTCTCTAAAAAATAAAATTTATCAGCTAAAAAATCAGAATGGCAAACTGACAGCCCAATTAATTGTTGAATACAAAGATTTTGAAGCAAGCAATATTATTGCGGTTTATTTTGATCAGAAAAATAGAAAGCTATATCTGGGAAGCAGTACAAATGGATTGTGCATCATTTCTTTCCCTGCTTTTAAATCTATAACCAAAAATACAGGAAGAGCCGAAGTCTATTATGCCGCACAAGCTTTCACCGACAGCACGATTGTCACTTCTGAAGGATTAATTATTAATGATAAAAAAGTTGTTGGCAATATTTCTTTTCCTAAAAGCGTTTTTTTGGAAGAGCGTCTAAATATTGCTCTTGACGATGATAAAAATATCTGGATCAGCCGAAACCTAAATGTGCTTTGCTATCTAAAAAACTCGGGCTACAAAAAACATCTCACTTATAGTTTTAATCAAAATCCGAAAACAATATTCAAAGACAATAGCAATACCATCTGGGTTTCTATGGGTATAGACGAATTTCATAAACCCAAATTGTATGCTATAAAAAACGGCATGGTAACGCTAAAAGCTGTTTTTAAAAAAAACATTAATTATATTGTCCAGCTCAAAAATGCACTTTATTTGGGTGGAGATCAAGGTTTATTTCAATATGATTTAAAAACTGAGAAGATACATTTTGAAAAAAATACTGAAAAATTAAATATTAGAAGTGTTTTTATCGACAGCCAGCAGAAAATTTGGCTTACCACATACGAAAAAGGCTTTTATCTCTACTCCGATCATGCTTTATATTCTTTCCCAACAGACGAAGAAAATTCGCTTAATTCTTCGCACTGCATCATTGAAGACAAAAATGGCTTTTTTTGGATATCAACCAACAAAGGACTTTTTCAGGTTTCAAGAAGAGTGCTGCTCAACTATTCTAAAAATAAAAATACCATAATATACTACCATCAATACAACAAATCGGATGGTTTCCTAATTAACGAATTTAATGGCGGATGCCAACCATGCGGCAATCTTCTTAAAAATAACACTATCGCTTTTCCGTCTATGAACGGAATTGTATTTTTTAATCCTGATAAAGTGACTCCTTTGCTGCCTAGTAAAGATCTTTTTATAGACAGGGTTGTTCTGGATCAGAAAACACTTTTGCCAAAAGATACTATTGTCTTAAAAAACAATTTTCAGAGGGTTAGTTTTCTCGTTTCTTATCCTTATTATGGCAATCCAAAAAACCTGACCATAGAAGCAAGAATGGACAAAATTGGCAGTGACCGCTGGGAAAGGCTGAGAGCCGATAAATCGATATCTTTTACTACGCTGCCACCAGGAACTTACAAACTTACTTTTAGAAGTTTGTCTGGTTTTGATGCCAATTATGCCTACAAAACTGTCATTCTTGTTGTGCCTGCAAAATTCTACCAGACTATCTGGTTTGCCATTCTTTGCTGTTTTCTTACTGCTGGTTTTGTAATTTCACTTTGGTACATACGATTGTATTATCAAAGAATGAAAAGAATGCAACTGGAAGAAGTCATTGCAAAAAAGACAAAAAAATTAGCTTCTACCGTTAAAAAACTTGAAAGGGCAGAAAACAATTTAAAACAAGAAATTAAACAGCACGAAATGTTGGTTAAAAGCATGAGCCACGATATCAAAAGTCCGCTGAAATTCCTGTCTTCTTCTATAAAACATCTTTTTGAAAACAGCATTATACAAGAAGATCCAAAACTCAAACAGCAATTGGGAACTTTGCAGACATCAACTTCTCAACTGTATGAGTATGTCGAAAATCTTATCAAATACTCTTCTATTTTTATTGAAGGAAAAAAACTGGAAGATGAATGTTATTCTTTACATGAACTCATCGAAGAAAGCATTCAGATTTTTGAAAAAATTGCAGAAGCCGAAAACAATACCATTATCAATAATGTCCCAACGGCTTTATTTGTGAAAACAAACAAAAAAGCCCTTTCCATCATTATTCATAATTTGATTGATAATGCCATAAAAAACACCAAAAATGGAAGAATTGCACTTTTATGCACTACACAGAATAACATTCTTAACTTAAAAATTATTGATAACGGCAAAGGAATGAGCAAAGAGCTTATTGATTATTATCACAATTTTTATAAAAATCCGATTTCAAAAAATTATCATCTCGGACTTCACATGATTATTGAACTTCTTATTCTAATTGAAGGAAACATCAATATTATTAGCGACATTGATAAGGGAACTACAATTGAAATTATGGTTGAGTACAATTAA
- a CDS encoding NAD(P)-binding domain-containing protein — MRIGVIGLCSFTMNFVNRAVEAGHQVLLSSTRENRQFQDLAKKMGENVKLVSRNEAAKASILILFIPREDVGLFLTDLPDMNEKIIIHESNPIFSLECLRPNAKSSSEIIASLLPESHVIRVLNIVNPEVLSMINQKQNDNEIFYTGLDKQAKDKAKAFFKSLNLAGVDFEELYQLPMHSCFMN, encoded by the coding sequence ATGAGGATAGGAGTAATTGGTTTATGCAGTTTTACAATGAATTTTGTGAATAGGGCAGTAGAGGCTGGACATCAGGTATTATTAAGTTCCACCCGCGAAAATCGTCAGTTTCAGGATCTGGCTAAAAAAATGGGAGAAAATGTAAAATTGGTAAGCAGAAACGAAGCTGCAAAAGCCAGTATTTTGATATTATTTATTCCGCGTGAAGATGTTGGACTATTCCTAACGGACTTGCCAGACATGAATGAAAAAATAATAATTCATGAGAGCAATCCAATTTTTAGCTTAGAATGCTTGAGGCCAAATGCAAAATCTTCATCAGAAATAATTGCATCGCTATTGCCAGAATCTCATGTTATAAGGGTTCTTAATATAGTTAATCCAGAAGTGCTTTCTATGATAAACCAAAAGCAGAATGACAATGAAATATTTTATACAGGATTGGATAAACAGGCAAAAGATAAAGCAAAAGCATTTTTTAAAAGCCTAAATCTTGCTGGCGTAGATTTTGAAGAATTGTACCAACTTCCAATGCATTCTTGTTTCATGAATTAG
- a CDS encoding helix-turn-helix domain-containing protein, whose protein sequence is MKIELKQSSFLEKEINEPYYNILMFDGEGVFSVDLTDYDCKGKNLLFLTPYQLLQWKSSTALFINILSFHGDFYCIEYHKKEVACNGILFNDIYSEPFVTVSNFIYEEITSIMERMKRVEDSEQDYDNSILKSYLQVILALSSKEKQLKMSPQIQESIGNADILKFQHLLDTHFLEAKEVAFYASKYNLSVNTFSKRIKKHFGKSPSQLIQDRIVLEAKKLLHLTTKTIKEIADDLNFEDEFYFSRYFKKSVGISPKEFRKEVGISIVAK, encoded by the coding sequence ATGAAAATCGAACTGAAACAATCTTCTTTTCTTGAAAAGGAAATCAACGAACCGTATTACAACATTCTTATGTTTGATGGAGAAGGAGTTTTTTCTGTTGATTTAACCGATTACGATTGCAAGGGAAAAAATCTTTTGTTTTTAACGCCGTATCAGTTATTGCAATGGAAAAGTTCGACAGCGCTTTTTATAAATATTCTCAGTTTTCATGGAGATTTTTATTGCATTGAATACCATAAAAAAGAAGTGGCTTGCAACGGAATTTTATTTAATGATATTTACAGCGAACCTTTTGTAACGGTTTCCAATTTTATTTACGAGGAAATCACGAGCATTATGGAAAGAATGAAAAGGGTAGAAGATTCTGAACAGGATTATGATAATTCGATTCTAAAATCCTATTTACAAGTCATTCTCGCTTTAAGCAGTAAAGAAAAACAGCTCAAAATGTCACCTCAGATTCAGGAATCTATTGGAAACGCTGATATTTTGAAGTTTCAGCATTTGTTAGATACTCATTTTCTAGAAGCAAAAGAAGTCGCTTTTTATGCCTCAAAATACAATTTGAGCGTCAATACTTTCAGTAAAAGAATAAAAAAGCATTTCGGAAAATCGCCTTCTCAGCTTATTCAAGATCGCATTGTTTTGGAAGCTAAGAAACTGCTGCATTTGACTACGAAGACTATAAAAGAAATCGCAGACGATCTTAATTTTGAAGACGAATTTTATTTCAGCCGATATTTCAAGAAAAGCGTAGGCATTTCGCCGAAAGAATTCAGAAAAGAAGTTGGCATTTCTATCGTGGCAAAATAG
- a CDS encoding DUF417 family protein — protein sequence MEKFIRFIAGGQSNFIHFLRIAIFVVMAWIGGLKAFKYEADGIVPLVANSPFMDFFYKDANKQVTNDEGKTVKAYTLYKNVEGKTVEKNIKWHEANGTYIFSYGLGTVIVTIGLLVLLGIWFPKIGFLGGLLTFGMAFVTLSFLITTPEVYVPNLGGDFPTPEFGFPYLSVGGRLVLKDIIMMSGGLIVASDSAKKILKRFYA from the coding sequence ATGGAAAAATTTATACGATTTATTGCGGGTGGACAAAGCAACTTTATTCACTTTTTAAGAATTGCCATATTTGTTGTAATGGCATGGATTGGCGGATTAAAAGCCTTTAAATATGAGGCTGACGGAATTGTGCCGCTGGTTGCGAATAGTCCGTTTATGGATTTCTTTTATAAAGATGCTAATAAACAAGTTACAAATGATGAAGGTAAAACCGTAAAAGCCTACACGCTTTACAAAAACGTTGAAGGTAAAACTGTTGAGAAAAACATTAAATGGCATGAAGCCAATGGAACTTATATTTTTTCTTACGGATTAGGAACTGTTATTGTTACGATTGGTTTGTTGGTTCTTTTAGGAATTTGGTTTCCTAAAATCGGATTTTTGGGCGGACTTCTGACATTCGGAATGGCGTTTGTAACCTTATCATTTTTAATCACAACGCCAGAAGTTTACGTTCCAAATTTGGGCGGAGATTTTCCAACACCAGAGTTTGGGTTTCCGTATCTTTCTGTTGGAGGCCGTTTGGTTCTCAAAGACATTATCATGATGAGTGGCGGATTAATCGTAGCTTCAGACAGTGCAAAGAAAATTTTAAAACGATTTTACGCTTAA
- a CDS encoding ABC transporter permease, which yields MLKNWINIFIYQIKHSKLFTALNILGLSIGISGLIFALLYWNDEHSYNAWNPEKDKVYQVLAQLSDMPVTANNPVRLKPHLENDPNVEAVVYADEWYQKDKVVYNGQKEFVDKIVNAEKDFFSLFPFKFIYGNAKSAIKDENSIAISEKLAERFFGNKNPIGKQIKCLDATFTISGVYRIPGNSSIAPNIVINRMKDLADPDKNPGLFVLKVLVKLKNPSKVESTRKMLDKVFYDEVIVRTAKQAGFTPAEMVKKMGSFKVLMEPLSSARLHSVTDGYPEGRGNYQFLVIMACLSILILILSIVNYINLATANSIKRAKEVGVRKVLGASKKQIVWQFIFETFLMTAFSVLLALMIVEIALPYYNSFLEKNLRIIESQFYLQLILVFIITIVFAGIFPALYVANFETLKVLRGNYARSKSGVWIRNGMLIFQFAIASFFIIGSVVVYQQIKYLNNKDLGFKGDQVMAISLNLPSSYYQGENVGKNIFERYNTIKQELSKIKGVEKVSTGLLSFDGEDDSQWPIWYRDVLFKQKAIGLDYDMLNLLNIKVIKGRNLSPNIASDTINSVLVNEKSLALMQIKDPIGKEIKIGNQKMRIIGVVKDFNLLSPEVDVPPITFYHIKSLDMANEMNRIYVKLKADQIQSSIAAIEKFWKTKVDTEYPFQYDFADKEYARTYESYVKQKNLFSLLNVIVILIALFGLFALASYSIQRRMKEIAIRKTLGAETNILLKELSKQYVVYCAIGFLIAVFPAYVLLQKWLNNFAFRIEIPMLPFLLSFLLLLFLTLCIVLAKAYQATKVDVLKYLKYE from the coding sequence ATGCTAAAGAACTGGATCAATATATTTATCTATCAAATCAAACACAGTAAGCTTTTTACTGCTCTCAATATTCTCGGATTATCAATAGGAATTTCGGGTTTAATTTTCGCGCTTCTATATTGGAACGACGAACACAGCTACAATGCTTGGAATCCAGAAAAAGACAAAGTTTATCAGGTTTTAGCGCAATTAAGCGATATGCCGGTAACGGCAAATAATCCTGTACGTTTAAAACCTCATTTAGAAAATGATCCTAACGTAGAAGCTGTTGTTTATGCAGATGAATGGTATCAAAAAGACAAAGTGGTTTACAATGGGCAAAAGGAATTTGTAGATAAAATCGTAAATGCCGAAAAAGACTTCTTCTCTCTTTTTCCCTTTAAGTTTATTTATGGAAATGCCAAATCGGCTATAAAAGACGAAAACAGTATTGCCATTTCAGAGAAACTTGCAGAACGTTTTTTTGGAAATAAAAACCCAATAGGCAAACAAATCAAATGTTTGGATGCTACGTTTACAATTTCAGGTGTTTATCGCATTCCAGGAAATTCATCGATCGCACCAAACATAGTGATAAACCGCATGAAAGACTTGGCAGATCCTGACAAAAACCCTGGCCTTTTTGTTCTAAAAGTATTAGTGAAACTAAAAAATCCATCAAAAGTAGAATCGACCAGAAAAATGCTTGATAAAGTATTTTATGACGAGGTTATTGTAAGAACTGCCAAACAAGCAGGTTTTACACCTGCCGAAATGGTCAAGAAAATGGGAAGTTTCAAAGTTTTGATGGAACCGCTTTCATCTGCTAGGCTGCATTCTGTTACTGATGGATATCCGGAAGGAAGAGGAAATTATCAGTTTCTGGTAATTATGGCTTGCTTATCAATTTTAATTCTTATTCTGTCTATTGTCAATTACATCAATTTGGCAACGGCAAATTCGATTAAAAGAGCTAAAGAAGTTGGAGTTCGTAAAGTTTTGGGAGCCTCCAAAAAGCAGATTGTTTGGCAATTCATTTTTGAAACCTTTTTAATGACAGCTTTTTCGGTTTTATTAGCGTTAATGATTGTAGAAATTGCTCTTCCTTATTACAATTCTTTTTTGGAGAAAAATTTAAGGATAATCGAAAGTCAATTTTATCTTCAATTAATACTAGTTTTCATTATAACCATTGTTTTTGCTGGAATATTTCCTGCTTTATATGTTGCTAATTTTGAGACTTTAAAAGTTTTAAGAGGCAATTATGCTCGAAGCAAAAGTGGCGTTTGGATTAGAAATGGAATGCTGATTTTTCAATTTGCCATTGCTTCCTTTTTTATTATTGGTTCTGTTGTTGTCTATCAGCAAATTAAATATCTAAACAATAAAGACCTTGGTTTTAAAGGCGATCAGGTTATGGCAATTTCGTTAAATCTTCCGTCTTCCTATTATCAGGGAGAAAATGTTGGAAAGAATATTTTTGAAAGATATAACACTATAAAACAGGAACTTTCAAAAATTAAAGGCGTTGAAAAAGTTTCAACTGGTCTTCTTTCTTTTGATGGAGAAGATGATTCACAATGGCCAATTTGGTATCGAGATGTGCTTTTCAAACAAAAAGCAATCGGACTTGATTATGACATGCTAAATCTGCTAAATATAAAAGTAATAAAAGGAAGAAATCTTAGTCCAAACATAGCTTCAGACACTATAAATTCTGTTTTAGTTAATGAAAAATCATTGGCTTTAATGCAGATAAAAGACCCTATTGGTAAAGAAATCAAAATTGGAAATCAGAAAATGAGGATTATTGGCGTGGTAAAAGATTTTAATCTTTTAAGTCCAGAAGTCGATGTTCCGCCGATTACTTTTTATCATATAAAATCTCTGGATATGGCCAATGAAATGAATCGAATCTACGTAAAATTAAAAGCAGATCAGATTCAAAGTAGTATTGCTGCAATTGAAAAATTCTGGAAAACAAAAGTCGATACCGAATATCCTTTTCAATATGATTTTGCCGATAAAGAATACGCCCGAACTTACGAGTCTTATGTAAAGCAGAAAAATTTGTTTTCTCTGCTCAATGTTATTGTAATTCTTATTGCCCTTTTCGGACTTTTTGCTCTCGCATCTTATTCCATTCAAAGAAGAATGAAAGAAATTGCGATTCGAAAAACTTTGGGCGCAGAGACCAATATCTTATTGAAAGAACTGTCTAAACAATATGTAGTGTATTGTGCAATAGGTTTTCTTATTGCTGTATTTCCTGCCTATGTTTTATTGCAGAAATGGTTGAATAATTTTGCTTTTAGAATCGAAATTCCGATGCTCCCGTTTCTACTTTCCTTTTTGCTTTTATTGTTTTTAACGCTATGTATTGTTTTAGCAAAAGCGTATCAAGCAACAAAAGTCGATGTGCTGAAATATTTAAAATATGAATAA
- a CDS encoding ABC transporter permease yields the protein MLKNWTNIFVYHIKNNKFFTALNILGLSIGIAGLIFAILYWNDEHSYDQWNPEKDKIYNVMNDFGGGNVWTSNSPIPGRMLSETTSYLDQYCYYRLYYTKETIQYNGKIELVDKIFSAQRSFFSFFPFEFVRGNAKTAFSDRNSMVLSLETASRIFKNENPMGKQVKYADRIFVVRGIYKTPEKSSIMPAVITPVVEDELEQNKDNWGFSYGLMLKLKRPSDTTAVIQNLDKIFLENNYKKQAKAEGLSIEQFIKQYGDPIKSRLLPLSRARLYQGNYAFPEQNANLQFLKIVVGLSILILILSTVNYINMATANAVRRAKEVGVRKIVGASKPQIIAQFVFETTLITLFSVLLAMVIVELSLPFYNAFLNKNLTLIGTQFYFQLILIFFFVIIVSGVFPAVYISNFETLKVLKGNFSRSKNGVWIRNGMLVLQFSIATLFIIGSFIVYKQVNFMMDKDLGFNGTQVMDISFKPQKGKSQYERYKLIKQELLKIKGVEAVSAGMFSIGSNENSWQGLHYKSNKEVITQQMPMDFGQLNLLGIQVIKGKDLNPELATDSISSALLNETAAKTLMVKDPVNQDITFGGKKFKVVGIVKNFHYIGMEYNIAPMIFFHIKAFDWIDNEMRFISVKISTDQMPETIAAIEKFWKSKVDQEYPFEYGFVDKNFARTYKKYQDQRNLFALLNVVVILIAVFGLFALASFSMERRLREIAIRKTLGAETNILLKELSKQYVLFCIIGFLIGIVPAYLLMQKWLENFASRIDIPFLPFLMAFVSLLFLTLTIVLAKAYQVTKVDVLKYLKYE from the coding sequence ATGCTTAAAAATTGGACAAACATATTTGTTTATCATATAAAGAACAACAAATTCTTTACAGCCCTCAATATATTGGGCTTAAGTATAGGAATTGCAGGTTTAATCTTTGCCATTCTATACTGGAACGACGAACATTCTTACGATCAATGGAATCCTGAGAAAGATAAAATTTATAACGTAATGAACGATTTTGGCGGAGGAAATGTTTGGACATCAAACTCCCCGATTCCAGGAAGAATGTTAAGCGAAACTACTTCCTATTTAGACCAATACTGTTATTATAGATTGTATTACACAAAAGAAACAATTCAATATAACGGAAAAATAGAATTGGTTGACAAAATTTTTTCGGCTCAAAGAAGTTTCTTTTCTTTTTTCCCTTTTGAATTTGTACGAGGAAATGCTAAAACAGCTTTTAGCGACCGCAACAGCATGGTTCTTTCTCTGGAAACGGCTTCGCGCATTTTTAAGAATGAAAATCCTATGGGCAAACAAGTTAAGTATGCTGATCGCATTTTTGTAGTTCGCGGTATTTATAAAACACCCGAAAAATCATCGATAATGCCTGCTGTAATTACTCCAGTTGTAGAAGATGAATTAGAGCAAAACAAAGATAATTGGGGCTTTAGCTACGGATTAATGCTTAAGCTAAAAAGACCAAGCGATACTACGGCTGTTATTCAAAACTTAGATAAAATATTTCTCGAAAACAACTACAAAAAACAGGCAAAAGCTGAGGGATTATCTATTGAACAGTTTATAAAACAATATGGAGATCCTATAAAATCAAGGCTTCTTCCACTTTCAAGAGCAAGACTTTATCAAGGAAATTATGCTTTTCCTGAACAAAACGCCAATTTGCAGTTCTTAAAAATTGTAGTGGGTTTATCTATCTTAATTTTAATACTTTCAACTGTAAACTACATCAATATGGCTACTGCAAATGCGGTAAGACGTGCTAAAGAAGTTGGAGTTCGCAAGATAGTTGGCGCTTCAAAACCGCAAATTATTGCTCAGTTTGTTTTTGAAACCACGCTCATCACTTTGTTTTCTGTTTTACTGGCAATGGTAATCGTTGAGCTTTCGCTTCCGTTTTATAATGCTTTTTTAAATAAAAACTTAACGTTAATCGGAACTCAATTTTACTTTCAGCTTATTTTAATTTTCTTTTTTGTTATTATCGTTTCAGGAGTTTTTCCGGCAGTTTATATTTCGAATTTTGAAACGCTAAAAGTCTTAAAAGGCAATTTTTCTAGAAGCAAAAACGGTGTTTGGATTCGTAACGGAATGCTTGTTTTACAATTTTCTATTGCTACACTTTTCATTATCGGGTCGTTTATTGTTTACAAACAGGTAAACTTTATGATGGATAAAGATTTAGGTTTTAATGGCACTCAGGTTATGGACATTTCTTTTAAACCTCAAAAAGGAAAAAGTCAATACGAAAGGTATAAACTCATTAAACAAGAATTGCTGAAAATTAAAGGCGTTGAAGCTGTTTCTGCTGGAATGTTTTCTATTGGCAGCAACGAAAATTCTTGGCAGGGTCTTCATTATAAATCCAATAAAGAAGTCATAACACAGCAAATGCCAATGGATTTTGGACAATTAAATCTTTTAGGAATCCAAGTAATCAAAGGAAAAGATTTGAATCCTGAATTGGCAACAGACAGCATTTCTAGTGCTTTATTGAATGAAACCGCGGCAAAAACCCTAATGGTAAAAGACCCTGTAAATCAGGATATCACTTTTGGAGGAAAAAAATTTAAAGTTGTAGGTATTGTCAAAAACTTCCATTACATCGGAATGGAATATAACATTGCTCCAATGATTTTTTTCCATATCAAGGCTTTTGACTGGATAGATAACGAGATGCGCTTTATTTCTGTTAAAATATCTACCGATCAAATGCCTGAAACAATTGCTGCTATAGAAAAATTCTGGAAATCTAAAGTCGATCAGGAATATCCGTTTGAATATGGTTTTGTAGATAAAAACTTTGCTCGAACTTATAAAAAGTATCAAGATCAGAGAAACTTGTTTGCTTTACTGAATGTTGTCGTAATATTAATTGCTGTTTTCGGATTATTTGCTTTGGCTTCTTTTTCTATGGAAAGAAGATTACGCGAAATTGCCATCAGAAAAACGCTTGGCGCTGAAACCAATATTTTGCTAAAAGAATTATCTAAACAGTATGTTCTTTTCTGCATAATTGGTTTCCTTATCGGAATTGTTCCTGCTTATTTATTAATGCAGAAATGGCTAGAAAACTTTGCTTCTCGAATTGATATTCCGTTTCTGCCTTTTCTAATGGCTTTTGTTTCGCTGTTATTTTTAACGCTGACCATTGTTTTGGCAAAAGCTTATCAAGTGACCAAAGTAGACGTTTTAAAATATTTAAAATACGAGTAA